In the Pseudothauera hydrothermalis genome, one interval contains:
- the flhC gene encoding flagellar transcriptional regulator FlhC has translation MKNKSIIQEAEDIQRAVEMVRLGARMQMLEAETQLSRERLLKIYKEVRGVSPPKGMLPFSTDWFMTWQPNVHASLFMGFYRFFSERAGLKGLDSILKAYHLYLDQMEADGLEPVLSLTRAWTLVRFYDADLIQMAACTTCGGHFVAHAYDPTQHFVCGLCNMPSRAGKTKRAAKKVKAEID, from the coding sequence ATGAAGAACAAAAGCATCATTCAGGAAGCCGAAGACATCCAGCGCGCGGTGGAAATGGTGCGGTTGGGCGCGCGCATGCAGATGCTCGAAGCCGAGACCCAGCTCAGCCGCGAACGCTTGCTGAAAATCTATAAAGAAGTGCGCGGCGTCTCGCCGCCTAAAGGCATGCTGCCGTTTTCCACCGACTGGTTCATGACCTGGCAGCCGAATGTGCATGCCTCGCTGTTCATGGGTTTTTACCGCTTCTTCAGCGAGCGTGCCGGACTCAAAGGGCTGGATTCGATTCTCAAGGCCTACCATCTGTATCTGGACCAGATGGAGGCGGACGGTCTGGAGCCGGTGCTCAGCCTGACCCGGGCGTGGACCCTGGTACGTTTTTATGACGCGGATCTCATCCAGATGGCCGCATGCACCACCTGCGGCGGCCACTTTGTGGCCCATGCCTATGATCCCACGCAGCACTTCGTATGCGGGCTGTGTAACATGCCGTCGCGGGCTGGCAAAACCAAGCGCGCGGCAAAAAAAGTCAAGGCTGAGATCGACTGA
- a CDS encoding NUDIX hydrolase has translation MKYCSNCGAPVEHRVPPGDTLPRHVCPACGSVHYQNPKVVVGALAEWGGRILLCRRAIEPRQGFWTLPAGFMENRETTAEAAARETLEEACARIQVGALYTLFDIPHISQVHLVYRAQLLDLNFRPGEESLDVALFDEADIPWREIAFRSIERTLRLYFEDRRRGHWPLHTGSILPSTNPPFD, from the coding sequence ATGAAGTACTGCTCCAATTGCGGCGCCCCAGTAGAACACCGTGTGCCGCCTGGCGATACGCTGCCCCGACACGTATGCCCGGCCTGCGGCAGCGTTCATTACCAGAATCCCAAAGTGGTGGTGGGTGCCCTGGCCGAATGGGGCGGACGCATTTTACTGTGCAGGCGGGCCATCGAACCGCGTCAGGGTTTCTGGACCCTGCCCGCCGGGTTCATGGAAAACCGTGAGACCACCGCTGAAGCGGCCGCCCGCGAAACCCTGGAAGAGGCATGCGCACGCATCCAGGTTGGCGCGTTGTACACCTTGTTCGACATCCCGCACATCAGTCAGGTGCATCTCGTTTATCGGGCTCAGCTACTTGATCTCAATTTCCGTCCGGGCGAAGAATCCTTGGATGTGGCGCTATTCGACGAAGCCGACATCCCCTGGCGTGAGATCGCCTTCCGTTCCATCGAACGCACCTTGCGCTTGTATTTTGAAGACCGTCGGCGCGGCCACTGGCCTTTGCACACTGGCAGCATTCTGCCGTCCACAAACCCGCCGTTCGACTGA
- a CDS encoding ABC transporter permease: protein MLRLEARAEPSRLMQWCSPLVAAVLTLAAGLVIFWLLDKDPLEGLRYFLLNPLKDLYGLSELLLKATPLMLCAIGLAVGFRANVWNIGAEGQFMLGAVGATGVALHFAESDSALILPAMLLAGAAAGALWAAIPALLRTRFNTNEILVSLMLVYVAQLFVSWLVFGPWRDPMGFGFPQTAMFHEAALLPTLVEGTRLHLGVVFALGLLVAGYLFMHRSHLGFKMRVAGEAAQAARYAGYSAPRTVWIGMLAGGAAAGVAGMAEVAGPMGQLTDKVNLGYGFAAIIVAFVGRLHAFGILLASLLMALLFIGGEQAQQYMNLPSSISMVFQGLLLFFLLGSDVFIHYRLRFGRAAA from the coding sequence GTGTTGCGGCTTGAGGCGCGCGCCGAACCTTCGCGGCTGATGCAGTGGTGTTCGCCGCTTGTAGCCGCGGTGCTCACGCTGGCTGCCGGCCTGGTGATCTTCTGGCTGTTGGACAAGGACCCGCTGGAGGGCTTGCGCTACTTTCTGCTCAACCCGCTGAAAGACCTCTACGGCCTGTCCGAACTGCTACTCAAGGCCACCCCGCTGATGCTGTGCGCCATCGGCCTGGCGGTGGGTTTTCGCGCCAACGTCTGGAACATTGGCGCAGAAGGCCAGTTCATGCTGGGCGCGGTTGGCGCCACCGGGGTGGCGCTGCACTTTGCCGAATCGGACAGTGCGCTGATCCTGCCGGCGATGCTGCTCGCCGGCGCTGCCGCCGGCGCGCTGTGGGCGGCGATCCCAGCGCTGCTGCGCACCCGCTTCAACACCAACGAAATCCTGGTGTCGCTGATGCTGGTCTATGTGGCCCAGCTTTTCGTCTCCTGGCTGGTGTTCGGCCCTTGGCGCGATCCGATGGGCTTCGGTTTTCCACAGACCGCCATGTTCCATGAGGCCGCCTTGCTGCCCACCCTGGTCGAAGGCACACGCCTGCACCTTGGCGTGGTGTTTGCGCTGGGCTTGCTGGTTGCCGGCTACCTTTTCATGCACCGCAGCCATCTGGGCTTCAAGATGCGTGTTGCGGGTGAGGCGGCGCAGGCAGCACGCTACGCCGGCTATTCCGCCCCGCGCACGGTGTGGATCGGAATGTTGGCCGGTGGCGCGGCAGCTGGGGTGGCGGGCATGGCGGAAGTGGCCGGACCGATGGGCCAGCTCACCGACAAGGTGAACCTGGGCTACGGCTTTGCCGCCATCATCGTGGCCTTCGTCGGCCGGCTGCACGCCTTCGGCATCCTGCTGGCCAGCCTGCTGATGGCCTTGCTGTTCATCGGCGGCGAGCAGGCGCAGCAGTACATGAACCTGCCGAGTTCGATCTCGATGGTGTTCCAGGGCCTGCTGCTCTTTTTCCTGCTGGGCTCGGATGTGTTCATCCACTACCGCCTGCGCTTCGGGCGGGCTGCGGCCTGA
- a CDS encoding response regulator: protein MSKHILVVDDAFAIRQIVGYTLRSAGYRVSEAADGMEAFEKASADVFDLVLTDLHMPRVDGLTLIARLRAQPRYRFTPMLVLSTESSVEAKSRGRAAGATGWLVKPFEPRRLLELTDRVLGR from the coding sequence ATGTCCAAACACATTCTGGTCGTCGACGATGCGTTCGCCATCCGGCAGATCGTCGGCTACACCTTGCGCTCGGCCGGCTACAGGGTCAGCGAGGCCGCCGATGGCATGGAAGCCTTTGAGAAGGCCAGCGCGGATGTTTTCGATCTGGTGCTGACCGACCTGCACATGCCGCGAGTCGACGGCCTGACGTTGATCGCCCGTCTGCGTGCGCAGCCGCGTTACCGTTTCACCCCGATGCTGGTTTTGAGCACCGAATCCTCGGTCGAGGCCAAGTCGCGTGGCCGGGCGGCGGGCGCCACCGGCTGGCTGGTCAAGCCTTTTGAGCCGCGACGCTTGCTGGAACTGACCGATCGCGTGTTGGGGCGATAA
- a CDS encoding putative bifunctional diguanylate cyclase/phosphodiesterase, whose translation MNDAPVRMLVVDDSEDDTYLVRAELGRRGLPVDCRRVDCALDMAAALASEDWDIILADHQMPGFDALAALDVLKRSGKDVPFIIHSGQISDRQAVSAMYEGVDDFIAKGDYERLVPVVERELRGLRARRAVRRADSRIEQLAYFDSLLALPNHQLFCSKVTAAIQDSQARGRPPSGAVLVVDLDRFLRINASFGYEAGNELLRQVGCRLRAGLAPEILLARLGGDEFGLFVPGASDRDAVETIARWIVRSFDQPLLKDRVELFLTASVGVAMLPSDGETVLDLLMNAQTAIAQVKRAGGNGVRFYERTMNAASAERLAMEADLRHAIERGELFLEYQPVVGTAHGRPVGAEALLRWRHPRLGRLSPDRFIALADETGMIAEIGAWVLFEAVRQLRQWIDAGHARARVSVNVSAVQFAQPRLLEVVSDALQASRLPPGSLILEITESSLMTDVEAAAAMLRALKNMGVKVAVDDFGTGYSSLSYLKRLPIDIIKIDKSFVREVGDRTEDTAIVRAIIALAKSLQLSTIAEGVESIGQVELLRVAGCDCLQGYYFGRPASAAAIYS comes from the coding sequence ATGAATGACGCGCCGGTCCGCATGCTGGTGGTCGATGATTCCGAGGACGACACTTATCTGGTGCGGGCCGAACTGGGCCGTCGGGGTTTGCCGGTCGATTGCCGGCGGGTCGATTGCGCGCTGGATATGGCGGCAGCCTTGGCCAGCGAGGACTGGGACATCATTCTGGCCGATCATCAGATGCCGGGCTTCGATGCCCTGGCTGCGTTGGATGTGCTCAAACGCAGCGGCAAAGATGTGCCTTTCATCATCCATTCCGGGCAGATTTCGGATCGGCAGGCCGTCTCTGCAATGTACGAAGGCGTGGATGATTTCATTGCCAAGGGCGACTATGAGCGCCTGGTGCCGGTGGTCGAGCGCGAGCTTCGCGGCCTGCGGGCGCGTCGCGCGGTGCGTCGGGCCGATTCGCGGATCGAGCAACTGGCGTATTTCGACAGCCTTTTGGCGCTGCCTAATCATCAACTTTTTTGCAGCAAGGTGACCGCCGCCATCCAGGATAGCCAGGCGCGCGGACGGCCGCCCAGTGGCGCGGTGCTGGTGGTCGATCTGGATCGCTTTTTGCGCATCAATGCAAGTTTCGGCTATGAGGCAGGCAATGAGCTGTTGCGCCAGGTCGGCTGCCGCCTGCGGGCGGGGTTGGCGCCGGAGATCCTCTTGGCGCGCCTGGGAGGTGACGAATTCGGACTGTTCGTGCCGGGTGCCAGCGATCGGGACGCGGTCGAGACCATCGCCCGTTGGATCGTGCGCAGTTTCGATCAGCCGCTACTCAAGGACCGGGTGGAGTTGTTTCTGACCGCCAGTGTGGGGGTGGCGATGCTGCCCTCCGATGGCGAGACAGTGCTCGATCTGTTGATGAATGCGCAGACCGCCATCGCTCAGGTCAAGCGCGCCGGCGGCAACGGGGTGCGGTTTTATGAGCGCACCATGAATGCCGCTTCGGCCGAGCGGTTGGCAATGGAAGCCGATTTGCGCCATGCCATCGAGCGCGGCGAGTTGTTTCTTGAATACCAACCAGTGGTCGGGACCGCTCACGGCCGGCCGGTGGGCGCCGAAGCGCTGTTGCGCTGGCGGCATCCGCGGCTGGGTAGGCTATCGCCCGATCGCTTCATCGCGCTGGCCGATGAGACCGGGATGATTGCCGAAATCGGCGCCTGGGTGTTGTTTGAGGCGGTACGTCAGCTACGGCAGTGGATCGATGCAGGGCACGCGCGTGCGCGGGTGTCGGTGAATGTGTCGGCGGTCCAGTTTGCCCAGCCGCGACTGCTCGAAGTGGTCTCCGACGCCCTGCAAGCAAGCCGTCTGCCGCCAGGCAGTCTAATTCTGGAGATTACCGAAAGCTCGCTGATGACCGATGTTGAGGCCGCCGCCGCTATGCTGCGCGCGCTCAAGAATATGGGGGTCAAGGTCGCGGTGGACGATTTCGGCACCGGATACTCTTCACTGTCGTATCTCAAACGTTTGCCAATCGACATCATCAAGATCGACAAATCTTTCGTGCGCGAGGTAGGCGATCGCACCGAGGATACGGCCATCGTGCGGGCGATCATTGCGCTGGCAAAAAGCCTGCAACTATCCACCATTGCCGAAGGGGTGGAGTCCATCGGCCAGGTCGAGCTTTTGCGTGTGGCTGGCTGCGATTGTCTGCAAGGCTATTACTTTGGACGCCCGGCAAGCGCCGCGGCGATTTATTCGTAG
- a CDS encoding HNH endonuclease, giving the protein MQPLTASALSQIELMDGRAAGRWPWILALDMHGQPYRWVSWQTACHYYARDMVAWSIGERHFVIRGGVCRMTGQRSEITANSIIAIKGRAQRADFLQQVPPLNNRELFRRDRQLCAYCGQRFAAAALTRDHIQPISLGGRDTWMNVVTACRACNQRKGGRTPEQARMPLLYAPYVPNKAEYLILCNRHILADQMDFLTRHLPRQSRLRLTG; this is encoded by the coding sequence GTGCAGCCTCTCACCGCCTCAGCCTTGTCGCAGATCGAGCTCATGGACGGCCGTGCCGCGGGCCGCTGGCCGTGGATTCTCGCGTTGGACATGCACGGTCAGCCGTATCGTTGGGTGAGCTGGCAGACCGCTTGCCACTACTACGCACGTGACATGGTGGCCTGGAGCATTGGCGAGCGCCATTTTGTGATCCGCGGCGGTGTTTGCCGCATGACCGGCCAGCGCTCCGAGATCACCGCCAACAGTATTATCGCCATCAAGGGACGCGCCCAACGTGCAGATTTTCTGCAGCAGGTGCCGCCACTCAACAACCGCGAACTGTTCCGCCGCGACCGTCAGCTGTGCGCCTACTGCGGCCAGCGCTTTGCAGCCGCGGCCCTGACCCGCGACCACATCCAGCCGATATCGCTGGGCGGCCGTGACACTTGGATGAATGTGGTCACCGCCTGCCGGGCCTGCAATCAAAGAAAAGGCGGGCGCACTCCGGAACAGGCCCGCATGCCCCTGCTCTACGCGCCCTATGTGCCCAACAAGGCGGAGTACCTGATCCTGTGCAATCGCCACATTCTTGCCGATCAGATGGATTTCCTCACCCGCCATCTGCCCCGGCAAAGTCGCTTGCGTCTGACCGGCTGA
- the flhD gene encoding flagellar transcriptional regulator FlhD, translating into MDRPDFQAEIRELNLAYLMLAQQMLRSDRETAMYRLGIGAEVADLLLGLSAAKLVRMANSQVLIPQFRFDDSLLAGLMAGEGRDPATSGLHAAIITASRATAERCEGVER; encoded by the coding sequence ATGGATCGCCCCGACTTTCAAGCAGAAATCCGGGAACTGAACCTCGCCTATCTGATGCTGGCGCAGCAAATGTTGCGTAGCGATCGCGAAACTGCGATGTACCGGCTGGGTATCGGCGCCGAGGTGGCCGACCTGCTGCTGGGGCTCAGTGCCGCAAAGTTGGTGCGTATGGCCAACAGCCAAGTGTTGATACCGCAGTTTCGTTTCGATGACAGCCTGCTGGCCGGGCTGATGGCAGGCGAAGGGCGGGACCCGGCAACTTCCGGGCTGCACGCAGCAATCATTACAGCATCGCGGGCTACCGCAGAGCGCTGTGAGGGAGTGGAACGATGA
- a CDS encoding ABC transporter ATP-binding protein: protein MPSSSPSAGQVPRLRLTGIRKVYPGVVANDGIDLLVEPGEIHAVLGENGAGKSTLMKIIYGVTAPTAGQIHWEGKAVSIDSPARARALGIGMVFQHFSLFETLTVTENIALGLPGKPSLAELAQRIEAVAQRYGLPVEARRHVHALSVGERQRVEIIRCLLQNPKLLIMDEPTSVLTPQAVRKLFQTLRQIAAEGCSILYISHKLDEIQALCDTATILRGGRVTGHCRPAEETAQSMARLMIGKDLPVCQHGPATSGGELRLRLAGLSHASADPFGTDLKDIHLDVHAGEIVGIAGVSGNGQQELLQAISGEEVIAEKFPVQICGVEAGRLNAAQRRRLGLCYVPEERLGRGAVPSMSLAENAILTAAHRAGLVRAGLLAVSRAKRFTAECIERFDVRCSGAQAAASSLSGGNLQKFILGREILQTPRLLVCAQPTWGVDVGAAAFIRQTLIDLRNRGCAVLVVSEEIDELFEICDRIAVIAKGRLSPARPVAETSVEDIGVWMSGLWPGADPTDTEADRVAA, encoded by the coding sequence ATGCCTTCATCCAGTCCGTCCGCAGGCCAAGTGCCGCGCCTGCGCCTGACCGGCATCCGTAAAGTTTATCCGGGCGTGGTCGCCAATGACGGCATAGACCTGCTTGTCGAACCCGGGGAAATACACGCCGTGCTGGGTGAGAACGGCGCCGGCAAGTCGACGTTGATGAAAATCATCTATGGGGTAACCGCGCCCACTGCCGGCCAAATCCATTGGGAAGGCAAAGCGGTCAGCATCGACAGTCCGGCCCGCGCGCGCGCGCTTGGCATTGGCATGGTGTTCCAACACTTTTCCCTGTTCGAAACACTGACCGTCACCGAAAACATCGCGCTGGGCCTGCCTGGCAAACCATCGCTGGCGGAACTGGCCCAGCGGATCGAAGCGGTTGCGCAGCGCTACGGCCTGCCGGTGGAGGCGCGCCGCCACGTCCATGCGCTGTCGGTGGGCGAACGCCAGCGGGTGGAAATCATCCGCTGCTTGCTGCAAAACCCCAAGCTGTTGATCATGGATGAGCCCACCTCGGTGCTCACCCCGCAGGCGGTCCGCAAGCTGTTCCAGACTCTGCGGCAAATCGCGGCCGAAGGCTGTTCGATTCTCTACATCAGCCACAAGCTGGACGAAATCCAGGCGCTGTGCGATACCGCCACCATACTGCGCGGCGGGCGGGTGACCGGGCACTGCCGTCCGGCCGAAGAAACCGCGCAATCCATGGCACGGCTGATGATCGGCAAAGACCTGCCGGTTTGCCAGCACGGCCCGGCCACCAGCGGCGGTGAGCTGCGCTTGCGTCTTGCCGGCCTGTCGCATGCGAGCGCAGACCCTTTTGGCACCGATCTCAAAGACATTCATCTGGATGTCCATGCGGGCGAAATCGTCGGTATTGCCGGCGTGTCCGGCAACGGCCAGCAAGAACTGCTGCAGGCCATCTCCGGCGAGGAAGTCATCGCCGAGAAATTTCCGGTGCAAATCTGCGGTGTCGAAGCCGGCCGCCTGAATGCGGCACAGCGTCGCCGCCTGGGCCTGTGCTATGTGCCCGAAGAGCGCCTCGGGCGCGGCGCGGTGCCATCGATGTCGCTGGCCGAAAACGCCATCCTGACCGCCGCGCACCGTGCCGGCCTGGTGCGCGCCGGGCTGCTCGCCGTCTCGCGCGCCAAGCGCTTTACCGCCGAATGCATCGAACGTTTCGACGTGCGCTGTAGCGGAGCGCAGGCCGCGGCAAGTTCGCTGTCGGGCGGTAATTTACAAAAGTTCATCCTGGGCCGGGAGATTCTGCAGACACCGCGCCTGTTGGTGTGCGCCCAGCCGACTTGGGGAGTGGACGTGGGCGCAGCGGCCTTCATCCGCCAGACCCTGATCGATCTGCGCAACCGCGGCTGTGCGGTGCTGGTGGTCTCCGAGGAAATCGACGAATTGTTCGAAATCTGCGACCGCATCGCGGTCATCGCCAAGGGCCGGCTCTCCCCTGCCCGTCCGGTGGCCGAAACCAGCGTCGAGGACATCGGCGTGTGGATGAGCGGCCTGTGGCCGGGCGCCGACCCAACGGATACGGAGGCAGATCGTGTTGCGGCTTGA
- a CDS encoding diguanylate cyclase, which produces MASHFDSSRYEALKASGELPSPRGVALAIVRLTQQEDVSMAELARIIRSDPAFVGRLIKAANGIVAMTRRPVVSVQEALMVLGLPAVRTMALGFSLLSDYRGGACERFDYDAFWSSSLAAAVAAQVFAQRNRAGAPDELFSLGLLSDVGSLALATIYPTEYARILAEARRYPERRLADLEQRAFAITHTDLSAAMLADWGVPKVLVEPVRLSETPERSGAAPGSRDFLLLKTLLAARTMAALCLAPTADRPALLRELIDTVAAFEMSPDELLAAADRIVAMWRDWVSDLALPAAEPPVFSALIEAAKQRGGEAFRAATPEHSGFECESGQSGEVTVNDEAVDGSVRALVVAADPALRAQLRAVLEAADCQVFEAADGAGGLERALEIQPHILLSDWALPQMDGLALVRALRATRIGRSAYMLLLTELDEEDRVVEAFAAGADDFVGKPVKPRLLAARLHAGLRVVRLQQELERDREQIRRYAAELAVSNRRLQEAALTDTLTGLPNRRYALDRMQQAWLAATRNDQPLACMIIDVDNFKQINDTHGHDAGDRVLMATAEALRGALRGQDVICRTGGDEFLVICPQSELTAAIGCAERLRQAVDALEVAHGELRLQVSISVGVAARDASMANLDALIKRADEGAYLAKRRGRNRIAAVQQMG; this is translated from the coding sequence ATGGCAAGCCACTTCGATTCCAGCCGATATGAGGCGCTCAAGGCATCGGGCGAGCTACCCTCGCCGCGGGGTGTGGCGCTGGCCATCGTCCGCCTGACCCAACAGGAGGATGTGTCAATGGCGGAACTGGCGCGGATCATTCGCAGCGATCCGGCCTTCGTTGGCCGCCTGATCAAAGCGGCCAACGGTATCGTGGCTATGACCCGGCGGCCGGTGGTTTCGGTGCAGGAGGCGTTGATGGTGCTTGGCCTGCCTGCGGTGCGCACCATGGCGCTGGGTTTTTCGCTGCTCTCGGACTACCGCGGCGGCGCGTGCGAACGCTTCGACTACGATGCCTTTTGGTCCTCCTCGCTGGCCGCAGCGGTGGCCGCCCAGGTCTTTGCCCAGCGTAACAGAGCGGGGGCGCCGGACGAGTTGTTCAGCCTGGGTTTGCTGTCGGATGTCGGTTCGCTGGCGCTGGCGACGATTTACCCGACCGAGTATGCACGGATTCTTGCCGAGGCCAGGCGCTATCCGGAACGACGGCTTGCGGATCTGGAGCAGCGCGCCTTTGCGATCACGCACACCGATCTATCCGCAGCCATGCTTGCCGATTGGGGGGTGCCCAAAGTGCTGGTCGAACCGGTCCGGTTGAGCGAAACCCCTGAGCGCTCCGGCGCTGCGCCGGGCAGCCGTGATTTTCTGCTGCTCAAAACCTTGCTGGCCGCTCGCACGATGGCGGCGCTGTGTCTTGCGCCAACGGCGGACCGGCCGGCATTGCTGCGTGAGTTGATCGACACGGTGGCAGCGTTCGAGATGTCGCCGGATGAGTTGTTGGCCGCAGCCGATCGGATCGTTGCCATGTGGCGCGACTGGGTGAGCGATTTGGCGCTGCCTGCGGCCGAGCCCCCGGTGTTTTCTGCGCTCATCGAGGCGGCCAAACAGCGCGGCGGCGAAGCGTTCCGAGCGGCCACTCCTGAGCACAGCGGGTTCGAGTGCGAAAGCGGCCAGAGCGGGGAGGTAACGGTGAATGATGAGGCCGTCGATGGCTCGGTGCGGGCGCTGGTGGTGGCCGCGGACCCGGCCCTTCGCGCCCAGTTGCGCGCAGTGCTCGAGGCGGCCGATTGTCAGGTGTTTGAAGCGGCTGACGGGGCGGGCGGCCTGGAGCGCGCGCTCGAAATCCAGCCGCATATTTTACTCAGCGACTGGGCGCTGCCGCAGATGGACGGGTTGGCGCTGGTGCGCGCACTGCGCGCCACCCGCATCGGCCGCAGTGCATACATGTTGCTGCTGACTGAATTGGACGAAGAAGATCGGGTGGTTGAGGCTTTCGCAGCCGGCGCGGATGATTTTGTCGGCAAACCGGTCAAGCCGCGGCTGTTGGCAGCCCGCCTGCACGCCGGTTTGCGTGTGGTCCGTTTGCAGCAGGAACTCGAACGCGATCGTGAGCAGATTCGCCGCTATGCGGCCGAATTGGCGGTGAGCAACCGTCGTTTGCAGGAAGCTGCGCTCACCGATACGCTGACCGGCTTGCCGAACCGTCGCTACGCCCTCGACCGCATGCAGCAGGCGTGGTTGGCGGCAACGCGTAACGATCAGCCGCTGGCCTGCATGATCATCGATGTGGACAACTTCAAGCAGATCAACGACACCCACGGCCACGACGCCGGCGACCGTGTGTTGATGGCCACCGCCGAAGCCCTGCGCGGCGCGCTGCGCGGACAGGATGTGATTTGCCGCACCGGTGGCGATGAATTTCTGGTGATTTGCCCGCAAAGCGAACTGACCGCGGCCATCGGCTGCGCCGAGCGTTTGCGCCAAGCGGTCGATGCGTTGGAGGTGGCTCATGGTGAGCTGCGACTGCAGGTCAGTATCAGCGTCGGCGTGGCGGCGCGGGATGCGAGCATGGCGAATCTGGATGCACTGATCAAACGCGCCGACGAAGGCGCATACCTTGCCAAGCGGCGGGGGCGCAACCGTATTGCAGCGGTGCAGCAAATGGGGTGA
- the motB gene encoding flagellar motor protein MotB — MSDDTQQPIVVKRIKKGGGAAHGGAWKIAYADFVTAMMAFFLLMWLLGSTAQGDLEGIADHFQNPLKLAQRGGSGVGDSSSVIQGGGEDLTRSLGQVKRGDVQDRRTINLDAATGRQRLPPDMEDVLAQERRTERARLLDLKGRIEAIIEADPALRPFKDQILMDITLEGLRIQLIDEQNRPMFQSGSAELQPYTRELLRAIGRALNEVPNHVSLSGHTDSAPYAGGERGFSNWELSSNRANASRREMVAGGLEPGKVLRVVGLADTIHFNPDNPRDPANRRISIIVLNKQTEEALRGEGAGQRAIEVGQDSPLSSDALRTGSPPARPGQ; from the coding sequence ATGAGTGACGACACTCAACAACCTATCGTCGTCAAACGCATCAAAAAAGGCGGCGGTGCGGCGCACGGCGGCGCGTGGAAAATTGCCTACGCGGACTTCGTGACCGCGATGATGGCTTTCTTTCTGCTGATGTGGTTGCTCGGCTCCACCGCGCAGGGCGATCTGGAGGGCATTGCCGATCATTTTCAAAACCCGCTCAAGCTGGCGCAGCGAGGCGGCAGCGGCGTAGGTGACAGTTCCAGCGTGATTCAGGGGGGCGGGGAAGATTTGACCCGCTCGTTGGGCCAGGTCAAGCGTGGCGATGTGCAGGATCGCCGGACCATCAACCTGGATGCGGCGACCGGCCGGCAGCGCTTGCCCCCGGATATGGAGGATGTGCTCGCCCAAGAGCGGCGCACGGAACGCGCGCGTTTGCTCGATCTGAAAGGACGCATCGAGGCGATCATCGAGGCCGACCCTGCGTTGCGCCCGTTCAAGGACCAGATCTTGATGGACATCACCCTGGAGGGCTTGCGCATTCAGCTGATCGACGAGCAGAACCGGCCGATGTTTCAAAGCGGCAGCGCCGAATTGCAACCCTACACCCGCGAGCTGCTGCGCGCCATCGGCCGTGCGCTCAATGAGGTGCCCAATCATGTGAGTCTGTCCGGGCATACCGACTCGGCGCCTTATGCCGGCGGCGAACGCGGCTTTTCCAACTGGGAACTGTCCAGCAACCGCGCCAATGCTTCGCGCCGCGAGATGGTGGCCGGCGGGTTGGAGCCGGGCAAGGTGTTGCGCGTGGTCGGGCTTGCCGACACCATTCATTTCAATCCGGACAATCCGCGCGATCCGGCCAATCGGCGGATCAGCATCATCGTGCTGAACAAGCAGACCGAAGAAGCCTTGCGCGGCGAGGGGGCGGGCCAGCGCGCAATCGAAGTGGGCCAGGACAGCCCGCTCAGCAGCGACGCGCTGCGCACGGGCTCGCCGCCGGCGCGTCCTGGGCAGTGA
- the motA gene encoding flagellar motor stator protein MotA: MLLIVGYVIILAASVGTYAVHGSLAALWVPLEYLAIIGLMIGGFVASNTGRSMKATLKAIPSALKGSPYNKAMYMDLLAMMYEILAKVRKEGLMSIENDVENPESSPIFSKYPSVMADHHAVEFLTDYLRMMVGGNLNAFEIENLMDMEIETHHAEAHGPAHAVAKVGDALPAFGIVVAVMGVVNVMGSVGEPPAVLGKMIGGALVGTFLGILLSYGFVQPIAGQLEQKVEEGGKIYQCIKVVLLASMNGYAPQVAVEFGRKVLFSTDRPTFAELEQDIKSRKG; this comes from the coding sequence GTGCTACTGATAGTCGGATATGTGATCATTCTTGCCGCTTCGGTCGGCACATATGCGGTTCATGGCAGTCTGGCGGCGCTGTGGGTGCCGCTGGAGTATCTGGCCATCATTGGGCTGATGATCGGCGGTTTCGTGGCCAGCAATACCGGCCGAAGCATGAAGGCAACGCTCAAGGCCATCCCCTCGGCGCTCAAAGGCTCGCCTTACAACAAGGCCATGTACATGGATCTGTTGGCGATGATGTACGAGATTCTCGCCAAGGTTCGCAAAGAGGGGTTGATGTCCATCGAAAACGATGTCGAAAACCCCGAGTCCAGCCCGATTTTTTCGAAGTATCCAAGTGTGATGGCGGATCATCATGCGGTCGAATTTCTGACCGATTACCTGCGCATGATGGTCGGTGGCAACCTCAATGCCTTCGAGATCGAAAATCTGATGGACATGGAGATCGAGACCCATCACGCCGAAGCCCATGGTCCGGCTCATGCGGTAGCCAAAGTGGGCGACGCGCTGCCGGCTTTCGGTATCGTGGTGGCGGTGATGGGTGTGGTGAACGTCATGGGCTCGGTGGGTGAGCCGCCTGCGGTGCTGGGCAAGATGATCGGCGGCGCGCTGGTTGGTACCTTCCTGGGTATTCTGCTGTCTTATGGCTTCGTGCAGCCGATTGCCGGCCAATTGGAGCAGAAGGTGGAAGAGGGCGGCAAGATTTACCAATGTATCAAGGTGGTGCTGCTTGCCAGCATGAACGGCTATGCGCCGCAGGTAGCGGTGGAATTCGGCCGCAAAGTGTTGTTTTCCACCGACCGCCCGACCTTTGCCGAACTGGAACAGGACATCAAGTCCCGCAAGGGTTGA